A single Streptomyces sp. 2114.4 DNA region contains:
- a CDS encoding Orn/Lys/Arg decarboxylase N-terminal domain-containing protein, translated as MTDGTVLFAVHEFPQSQGVAAEQLRRIRHDLETRGIDVRWATTAEDAQAVLRTEAGTAAVVLDWDLPQAAGEGGEAGGAEVLRHVGRRFQNLPVFLVTNGEDLEHLPLWVAETVIGYIWPLEDTAPFIAGRIASAARGYQHDLLPPFFKALRRFDHAHEYSWHTPAHSGGVAFLKSPVGRAFHDYFGERLLRSDLSISVGELGSLFEHTGPVGAAERNAARVFGADRTYFVLHGDSTCDRMVGHFSVTQDEIALVDRNCHKSVLHGLVLSGARPVYLVPTRNGYGLAGPLPPAEIQAPSVASRAGRNPLAQGAVSPTAQYAVLTNSTYDGLCYDTVQVAQALAPSTPRLHFDEAWFAYARFHPLYAGRYGMAVGHETFPGPERPTVFSTQSTHKLLAALSQSAMVHIKSAPRAPVEHDRFNEAFMMHGTTSPLYPMIASLDVATAMMDGPQGRCLIDEAVTEAIRFRQTVVRVARRIAAAADDRPDWFFGVWQPAAVTDPATGERLPFADASLERLRTDPSCWQLEPDADWHGFTGLTKGYCLLDPIKVTLTCPGIDATGQMSSWGIPARILTAYLATRDIVVEKTDSYTTLILFSMGITKGKWGTLMDALMDFKTLYDHDAPLERVLPELVAAHPHRYTGQTLRGLCQEMHDHLRGARLVELLDTAFQELPEPVTPPQHCYQRLIRGGTERVRLTDAAGRVAAAMVTVTPPGIPVLMPGENTGAHDGPLLRYLTALESFDRRFPGFHSETHGVTVAADTGDYLIECVRQIPAQQTGRATGEHHSTPTPHPVGPQRPTD; from the coding sequence ATGACCGACGGGACGGTTCTATTCGCGGTACACGAGTTCCCACAGAGTCAAGGCGTCGCCGCCGAGCAACTGCGCAGAATCCGCCACGATTTGGAGACCCGAGGCATTGACGTGCGCTGGGCCACCACGGCCGAAGACGCCCAGGCAGTGCTGCGAACCGAGGCGGGCACGGCTGCCGTCGTGCTCGACTGGGACCTTCCCCAGGCCGCCGGAGAAGGCGGCGAAGCAGGCGGTGCCGAGGTACTGCGCCACGTCGGCCGGCGCTTCCAGAATCTCCCCGTCTTCCTGGTCACGAACGGCGAAGACCTGGAACACCTGCCCTTGTGGGTGGCCGAAACGGTGATCGGCTACATCTGGCCGCTGGAGGACACCGCGCCCTTCATCGCCGGACGCATCGCCAGCGCCGCCCGCGGCTACCAGCACGACCTGCTACCCCCGTTCTTCAAGGCACTGCGCCGCTTCGACCACGCGCACGAGTACTCCTGGCACACCCCTGCCCACTCCGGCGGTGTCGCCTTCCTCAAGTCCCCCGTCGGCCGGGCCTTCCACGACTACTTCGGGGAACGGCTGCTGCGCAGCGACCTGTCCATCTCCGTCGGGGAACTCGGTTCCCTCTTCGAACACACCGGCCCGGTAGGTGCCGCCGAGCGCAACGCCGCCCGCGTCTTCGGCGCCGACCGCACCTACTTCGTACTCCACGGCGACTCCACCTGCGACCGGATGGTCGGTCACTTCAGCGTCACCCAGGACGAGATCGCACTGGTGGACCGCAACTGCCACAAGTCGGTGCTGCATGGTCTGGTCCTCTCTGGAGCCCGGCCGGTCTACCTGGTCCCCACCCGCAACGGCTACGGTCTGGCAGGCCCCCTGCCGCCCGCCGAGATTCAGGCACCCTCGGTCGCCTCCCGGGCCGGCCGCAACCCACTGGCCCAGGGCGCCGTCTCGCCCACGGCGCAGTACGCGGTGCTGACGAACTCCACCTACGACGGCCTGTGTTACGACACCGTCCAGGTCGCCCAGGCCCTCGCACCCAGTACCCCTCGGCTCCACTTCGACGAAGCCTGGTTCGCCTACGCCCGCTTCCACCCCCTTTACGCCGGCCGCTACGGCATGGCGGTGGGCCACGAAACCTTCCCCGGACCCGAACGCCCCACAGTCTTCTCCACCCAGTCCACCCACAAGCTGCTGGCCGCCCTGTCACAGAGCGCCATGGTGCACATCAAATCCGCACCCCGGGCGCCGGTGGAGCACGACCGGTTCAACGAGGCGTTCATGATGCACGGCACCACCTCACCGCTGTATCCGATGATCGCCTCCCTCGACGTGGCCACGGCGATGATGGACGGCCCCCAGGGCCGCTGCCTTATCGACGAAGCGGTGACCGAAGCCATCCGCTTTCGCCAGACGGTCGTACGCGTCGCCCGGCGCATCGCCGCCGCTGCCGACGACCGGCCCGACTGGTTCTTCGGCGTCTGGCAACCCGCGGCCGTGACCGACCCGGCCACCGGCGAGCGTCTCCCCTTCGCCGACGCCTCCCTGGAACGGCTGCGCACCGATCCGTCCTGCTGGCAGCTGGAGCCCGACGCCGACTGGCACGGCTTCACCGGACTGACCAAGGGCTACTGCCTGCTCGATCCCATCAAGGTCACCCTCACCTGCCCCGGCATCGACGCCACCGGCCAGATGTCCTCCTGGGGCATCCCCGCCCGCATCCTCACCGCCTACCTGGCCACCAGGGACATCGTGGTGGAGAAGACCGACAGCTACACCACGCTCATCCTCTTCTCCATGGGGATCACCAAGGGCAAGTGGGGAACCCTGATGGACGCCCTCATGGACTTCAAAACGCTCTACGACCACGACGCACCCCTGGAGCGGGTACTGCCCGAGCTGGTCGCCGCCCACCCCCACCGCTACACCGGCCAGACCCTGCGCGGGTTGTGCCAGGAGATGCACGACCACCTGCGCGGTGCCCGCCTGGTCGAGCTGCTCGACACCGCATTCCAGGAGCTGCCCGAGCCCGTCACCCCGCCCCAGCACTGCTATCAGCGCCTCATCCGCGGCGGCACCGAGCGGGTAAGGCTGACCGACGCGGCCGGCCGGGTGGCCGCTGCCATGGTCACCGTCACCCCGCCGGGCATCCCCGTCCTCATGCCCGGCGAAAACACCGGCGCCCACGACGGCCCGCTGCTGCGGTACCTGACCGCCCTGGAGTCCTTCGACAGGCGCTTCCCCGGCTTTCACAGCGAGACCCACGGCGTCACCGTCGCTGCGGACACCGGCGACTACCTCATCGAATGCGTACGCCAGATCCCCGCCCAGCAAACCGGCCGCGCCACCGGAGAGCACCACTCGACACCGACGCCGCAC